The Bacteroidota bacterium genome window below encodes:
- a CDS encoding phage tail protein, with translation MKPLHDNSKQKRRNFITKALAALFGATILTKAEDLFAIKSKTGFLYLKQNGEIINNYKPSAGPDPYIGEIGLCAFPFAPNGWMLCNGQTLNIADYDTLFTLLGTTFGGNGTTTFNLPDLRGRIPVHQGQGPGLSNYIFGDTTGVETVTLNSTQIPPHNHTLAAYAGTGSNTDPSAGYISQYAEGVKSFGSSSNTTMNSAAVSSIGGNQAHTNMQPYLTMNYCIALYGIFPAP, from the coding sequence ATGAAACCTCTTCATGATAATTCAAAACAAAAGAGAAGAAATTTTATAACTAAGGCACTTGCTGCTTTATTTGGAGCTACTATTCTCACTAAAGCAGAAGATCTTTTTGCTATAAAATCCAAAACAGGATTTTTGTATTTAAAGCAAAACGGTGAGATAATTAATAATTATAAGCCATCCGCCGGTCCTGACCCTTATATAGGAGAAATAGGTCTCTGCGCATTTCCGTTCGCTCCTAATGGATGGATGCTATGCAACGGGCAGACATTAAATATTGCAGATTATGATACACTCTTTACTCTTTTAGGGACCACATTCGGGGGGAACGGAACAACTACATTTAATCTGCCTGATTTACGGGGAAGGATACCGGTACATCAGGGACAGGGGCCGGGTCTTTCTAATTATATCTTTGGAGATACCACGGGAGTTGAAACAGTAACTTTGAATTCAACGCAGATACCGCCTCACAATCATACACTGGCGGCTTATGCGGGAACAGGCAGCAATACGGATCCTTCTGCAGGTTATATATCACAATATGCAGAAGGTGTAAAATCATTTGGAAGTTCTTCGAACACTACAATGAACTCCGCTGCAGTTTCTTCTATCGGCGGAAATCAGGCACATACAAATATGCAGCCTTATCTTACTATGAATTATTGTATCGCTTTGTATGGAATCTTTCCGGCACCATAA
- a CDS encoding phage tail protein, protein MNATEVFSRDSKTGYVYVKKNGEVINDYQPLGDSSPYLGQITIFAFNFAPHNWAQCNGQIFSIFSYGALFSLLGNYYGGNGTSTFALPDLRGRVPLSQGQGLGLSNYLMGEAAGSEGVTLIESELPAHNHSIGVNTGIGSSPNPSGKYIAANAEGINSFNASAGSSLNSGIISSTGTGNSHNNIQPILVLNFCIAMQGIFPAHG, encoded by the coding sequence ATGAACGCAACTGAAGTGTTTTCCAGGGATTCAAAAACAGGTTATGTATATGTAAAGAAAAACGGAGAAGTTATAAATGATTATCAACCATTGGGAGATTCCTCTCCTTACTTAGGACAGATTACAATTTTTGCTTTTAATTTTGCGCCTCACAACTGGGCTCAATGCAATGGCCAGATCTTTTCTATTTTTTCGTATGGCGCTTTATTCTCATTGCTTGGAAATTATTATGGCGGGAACGGAACATCTACGTTTGCCTTGCCTGACTTAAGAGGAAGGGTACCGCTTTCTCAAGGACAAGGTTTAGGTCTCTCAAATTATTTAATGGGTGAAGCAGCAGGCAGTGAAGGTGTTACTTTAATTGAATCAGAGCTTCCTGCGCATAATCATTCTATTGGAGTAAATACAGGAATTGGCTCATCGCCAAATCCTTCAGGGAAATATATTGCGGCAAATGCAGAAGGGATAAATTCATTCAATGCTTCTGCAGGAAGCAGTTTGAACTCAGGGATAATATCAAGTACAGGTACGGGCAATTCGCATAATAATATTCAGCCGATTCTTGTATTAAATTTTTGTATAGCTATGCAGGGAATTTTTCCGGCTCACGGTTAA